From the Phreatobacter oligotrophus genome, one window contains:
- a CDS encoding multidrug effflux MFS transporter, whose translation MSDPRLAPRALVPLLVVLAAIGPMALNLPLPAVPGLARYFETDPGTIQLTITLYLAGMAVAQLVLGPLSDRYGRRPVILGALAVTAAMSLFAALAASAAMLILARVLQSFGASAGQVIGRAIIRDVFDKDRAASMIGWVTMAMVVAPMISPSIGGLMSETIGWRWVFAATAVIAAVTLALAAIRLPETRAVVSSPTVGQLLRDARDLVRNRMFLGYLLIGALSSVTFFSFVGGAPHATVTLMGQSSTAYGLWFMVNACGYMLGNAVCGRYAARFGSDRLIRWGSVMMLAMALVQFAIALAGWMVHPVWLFLPQAAIAFANGLQLPGAIAGAVSVRPEAAGSASGFVGFSQMGLGALAAQASGTLVGSLMSTVPMVAISLAGAAGAFLSLALIRRRDAY comes from the coding sequence ATGTCCGATCCCCGCCTCGCGCCGCGCGCCCTCGTGCCGCTGCTCGTCGTCCTCGCCGCGATCGGCCCGATGGCGCTCAACCTGCCGCTTCCGGCGGTGCCTGGCCTGGCGCGCTATTTCGAGACCGATCCCGGCACGATCCAGCTCACCATCACCCTCTATCTCGCGGGCATGGCGGTGGCCCAGCTTGTCCTCGGGCCGCTGTCGGACCGCTATGGCCGCCGCCCGGTCATTCTCGGCGCGCTGGCGGTCACCGCCGCGATGAGCCTGTTTGCCGCGCTCGCTGCCAGCGCCGCCATGCTCATCCTCGCCCGCGTCTTGCAGAGCTTCGGCGCCTCGGCGGGCCAGGTCATCGGCCGCGCCATCATCCGCGACGTCTTCGACAAGGACCGCGCCGCCTCGATGATCGGCTGGGTCACCATGGCCATGGTCGTCGCCCCGATGATCTCGCCCTCCATCGGCGGGCTGATGAGCGAGACGATCGGCTGGCGCTGGGTCTTCGCCGCAACCGCCGTGATCGCGGCGGTGACACTGGCGCTCGCCGCCATCCGCCTGCCCGAGACGCGGGCGGTGGTCTCGTCGCCAACTGTCGGGCAGCTGCTGCGCGATGCCCGCGACCTCGTCCGCAACCGGATGTTCCTCGGCTACCTGCTGATCGGCGCGCTCTCGTCCGTGACCTTCTTCTCCTTCGTCGGCGGCGCGCCGCACGCCACGGTCACGCTGATGGGGCAGAGCTCCACCGCCTATGGCCTGTGGTTCATGGTCAATGCCTGCGGCTACATGCTCGGCAACGCCGTCTGCGGCCGCTATGCCGCCCGCTTTGGCTCGGATCGGCTGATCCGCTGGGGCAGCGTGATGATGCTCGCCATGGCCCTCGTCCAGTTCGCCATCGCGCTGGCCGGCTGGATGGTCCATCCCGTCTGGCTGTTCCTGCCGCAGGCCGCCATTGCCTTCGCCAATGGCCTGCAACTGCCCGGCGCCATCGCCGGCGCGGTCAGCGTGAGGCCCGAGGCGGCGGGATCGGCGTCCGGCTTCGTCGGCTTCTCGCAGATGGGCCTCGGCGCCCTGGCGGCGCAGGCCTCCGGCACGCTGGTCGGTTCGCTGATGAGCACGGTGCCGATGGTCGCCATCAGCCTTGCGGGGGCGGCCGGGGCTTTCCTGTCGCTCGCCCTGATCCGCCGTCGCGACGCCTACTGA
- a CDS encoding Ldh family oxidoreductase, translated as MSKVSLEAARAWVAGVFIGNGARAEAARSVAAALVRAEAEGLKGHGLSRIPTYLTMLTSGKIDGAAVPTARRVRAATLAVDAANGFAYPAVDLALAELPAIVAETGIAAATISRSNHAGALGAHVEALADRGLIALFFANTPEAIAPAGGTKAVYGTNPIAFACPLPGRPAIVVDLALSTVARGNIVAANQKGEAIPEGWALDTEGQPTTDAAKALKGTMVALGGPKGTALALMVEVLAAALTGAHLAFEASSFLDDKGPPPGTGQTILVIDPAGFGHGAFGERITTLAGAIEAQAGARLPGQRRLALRQKAEAEGIALPADLVAKYGPA; from the coding sequence ATGAGCAAGGTTTCGCTGGAGGCGGCCCGCGCCTGGGTCGCCGGGGTCTTCATCGGGAACGGTGCCCGTGCCGAAGCCGCCCGTTCGGTTGCCGCTGCGCTGGTCCGCGCCGAGGCGGAGGGGCTGAAGGGCCACGGCCTGTCGCGCATCCCGACCTATCTGACCATGCTGACGAGCGGCAAGATCGACGGCGCGGCCGTGCCGACGGCCAGGCGCGTGCGCGCCGCGACGCTCGCCGTGGATGCCGCCAACGGCTTCGCCTATCCGGCGGTGGACCTCGCGCTGGCCGAGTTGCCGGCCATTGTCGCGGAGACCGGCATTGCCGCCGCGACCATCTCCCGCTCCAACCACGCGGGGGCGCTGGGCGCCCATGTGGAGGCGCTGGCCGATCGCGGCCTCATCGCCCTGTTCTTCGCCAATACGCCGGAAGCCATCGCGCCGGCCGGCGGCACCAAGGCCGTCTACGGCACCAACCCCATCGCCTTCGCGTGTCCGCTGCCTGGCCGCCCCGCGATCGTGGTGGATCTGGCGCTGTCGACGGTGGCGCGCGGCAACATCGTCGCCGCCAACCAGAAAGGCGAGGCGATCCCGGAGGGCTGGGCGCTCGATACCGAGGGCCAGCCGACAACCGATGCCGCCAAGGCGCTGAAGGGCACGATGGTGGCGCTCGGCGGACCGAAGGGCACGGCGCTGGCACTCATGGTCGAGGTGCTGGCGGCGGCGCTCACCGGCGCGCATCTCGCCTTCGAGGCCTCCTCCTTCCTCGATGACAAGGGTCCACCGCCCGGCACCGGCCAGACCATCCTCGTGATCGATCCTGCAGGCTTCGGCCATGGCGCGTTCGGGGAGCGGATCACCACGCTTGCGGGCGCCATCGAGGCGCAGGCCGGCGCCCGCCTTCCCGGCCAGCGTCGGCTGGCGCTCCGGCAGAAGGCGGAGGCCGAGGGGATCGCACTGCCCGCCGATCTCGTCGCCAAGTACGGACCCGCCTGA
- a CDS encoding pyridoxal-phosphate-dependent aminotransferase family protein, with protein sequence MSVANGRTLLAIPGPTNVPDRVLQAMMRPAEEIYSGPMVALTDSLLADLKTIFGTKARTYIYAANGHGGWEAAISNVLSRGDKVLVLASGRFAIGWGQMAAFMGADVEVMEGSWRASIDPAKVEEWLRRDTTHSIKAILMVQIDTASGVVNDVKAVRRAIDAAGHPALFMVDGVASLACMPFAMDEWGIDVAMSASQKGLMTPPGLAFVAANDKAHKAHETANMKTLYWDWTARQGKEHYMKYCGTPPEHLLFALRAALDMIMEEGLPAVWKRHALLAEATHAAIGKWAEGQVIACNILEPSQRSASVTPVLVQGADAEAIATYTQRICGVTLGSAIGELSGRAFRIAHMGHTNAPMVLGTLSAVEMALQALNIPHGSGGVAAAVASLAKGAGLPGKPADHQVPENDLALATAPA encoded by the coding sequence ATGAGCGTCGCCAACGGCCGCACCCTGCTCGCCATTCCCGGCCCGACCAATGTTCCCGACCGCGTGCTGCAGGCGATGATGCGCCCGGCCGAGGAGATCTATTCCGGGCCGATGGTGGCGCTGACGGACAGCCTGCTCGCCGACCTCAAGACCATCTTCGGCACCAAGGCGCGCACCTATATCTATGCCGCCAACGGCCATGGCGGCTGGGAGGCGGCGATCTCCAACGTGCTGTCGCGCGGCGACAAGGTGCTGGTGCTGGCCAGCGGCCGCTTCGCCATCGGCTGGGGCCAGATGGCCGCCTTCATGGGCGCCGATGTCGAGGTGATGGAGGGCTCGTGGCGGGCGTCCATCGACCCAGCCAAGGTCGAGGAGTGGCTGCGCCGCGACACGACCCATTCCATCAAGGCGATCCTGATGGTGCAGATCGACACGGCCTCGGGCGTCGTCAACGACGTCAAGGCGGTGCGCCGCGCCATCGACGCGGCCGGCCACCCCGCCCTGTTCATGGTGGACGGCGTTGCCTCCCTCGCCTGCATGCCATTCGCCATGGACGAGTGGGGCATCGACGTTGCCATGTCGGCTTCGCAGAAGGGCCTGATGACCCCGCCGGGCCTCGCCTTCGTCGCCGCCAACGACAAGGCGCACAAGGCGCACGAGACGGCGAACATGAAGACGCTCTACTGGGACTGGACGGCGCGCCAGGGCAAGGAGCACTACATGAAATATTGCGGCACGCCGCCGGAGCACCTGCTCTTCGCGCTGCGCGCCGCCCTCGACATGATCATGGAGGAGGGCCTGCCGGCCGTGTGGAAGCGCCATGCGCTCCTTGCCGAGGCCACCCATGCCGCCATCGGCAAGTGGGCCGAGGGTCAGGTCATCGCCTGCAACATCCTGGAGCCGTCGCAGCGCTCCGCCTCGGTGACGCCGGTGCTGGTGCAGGGGGCGGACGCGGAAGCCATCGCCACCTACACCCAGCGCATCTGCGGCGTGACGCTGGGCTCGGCCATCGGCGAGCTTTCGGGCCGGGCGTTCCGGATCGCCCATATGGGCCACACCAATGCGCCGATGGTGCTCGGCACCCTGTCGGCGGTGGAGATGGCGCTGCAGGCACTGAACATCCCGCACGGGTCTGGCGGTGTTGCGGCCGCCGTGGCGAGCCTTGCCAAGGGCGCCGGCCTGCCGGGCAAGCCGGCGGACCATCAGGTGCCGGAAAACGACCTGGCACTCGCCACCGCTCCCGCCTGA
- a CDS encoding hydroxyacid dehydrogenase, whose amino-acid sequence MTDIVISEFMDEAAVEDLRRDFSVTYDKGLVDRPDELAGLVAGARALIVRNRTQVRGALLAAGARLEAIGRLGVGLDNIDVEAATARGIAVLPATGANDVSVAEWAVTTIMVLLRGAYYATDAVAAGSWPRERLMGREISGKVLGLVGFGSIARETAVRAKALGMTIIAADPFVAADDPAWARIGARPVTLDTLVAEAHAVSLHVPLTAETRNLIDARRLAAMKPGAVLVNAARGGVVDEAALAEALRAGTLAGAALDVFDVEPLKAGSPLAGCPNLILTPHIAGVTVESNVRVSSVTAANARRVLQERRR is encoded by the coding sequence ATGACCGACATCGTCATCTCTGAATTCATGGACGAGGCGGCGGTCGAGGACCTCAGGCGCGACTTTTCCGTCACCTATGACAAGGGGCTGGTGGACCGGCCGGACGAGCTTGCCGGCCTCGTTGCGGGCGCGCGGGCGCTGATCGTGCGCAACCGCACGCAGGTGCGCGGCGCGCTGCTGGCGGCGGGGGCCAGGCTTGAGGCCATCGGCCGGCTCGGCGTCGGGCTCGACAATATCGATGTGGAGGCCGCCACGGCGCGCGGCATTGCCGTGCTGCCGGCGACTGGCGCCAACGACGTCTCCGTCGCGGAATGGGCGGTGACCACCATCATGGTCCTGCTCCGCGGCGCCTACTACGCCACGGACGCGGTCGCCGCCGGCAGCTGGCCGCGCGAGCGGCTGATGGGCCGCGAGATCTCCGGCAAGGTGCTGGGTCTCGTCGGCTTCGGCTCGATCGCGCGCGAGACGGCCGTGCGGGCCAAGGCGCTCGGCATGACCATCATCGCCGCCGACCCCTTCGTGGCAGCCGATGATCCTGCCTGGGCCCGGATCGGCGCACGGCCGGTCACCCTCGACACGCTTGTGGCAGAGGCCCATGCGGTGAGCCTGCACGTGCCGCTGACGGCGGAGACCCGCAACCTCATCGACGCACGGCGCCTTGCGGCCATGAAGCCCGGCGCCGTGCTGGTGAATGCCGCCCGCGGCGGCGTCGTGGACGAGGCGGCGCTTGCGGAGGCGCTGCGCGCGGGCACCCTTGCCGGGGCCGCCCTTGATGTCTTCGACGTGGAGCCGCTGAAGGCGGGATCGCCGCTCGCCGGCTGCCCCAACCTCATCCTCACGCCGCACATTGCGGGGGTGACGGTGGAGAGCAATGTGCGGGTCTCCTCCGTCACCGCCGCCAATGCCCGCCGCGTGCTGCAGGAGCGCCGCCGATGA
- a CDS encoding tripartite tricarboxylate transporter substrate-binding protein, translating into MLGRLFSAAAIVMGLSMPTTAQTFPDRPITLIVPFAAGGPSDVLGRLIGQSMSATLGQTILIENVGGAGGTTGAARTARAAPDGYTLLIHHLALAAGATLYRNLPYDTVKDFEPLGLINQGPYVIVSKTGLETRTLAEFIEHVKKSGRGISFGTAGVGSGSHLCNMMLQAQLKVQFNEIPYRGTGPAMNDLISGQLDALCDQTTNSIPQIQGGRIRPYAVTALQRVEQLPNLPTLHESGFPNFEVTVWHALYAPRGTPDAVVQKLSAALEVALKDPAILARFADLGTTPYPVGERGPAAARAKLESEVAKWRQVITDSGFTPTN; encoded by the coding sequence ATGCTCGGACGTCTGTTCAGCGCGGCCGCGATCGTCATGGGCCTGTCCATGCCGACGACGGCCCAGACCTTTCCCGACCGCCCCATCACCCTGATCGTGCCCTTCGCCGCCGGCGGGCCGTCCGACGTGCTCGGGCGCCTCATCGGCCAGTCCATGTCCGCGACGCTCGGCCAGACCATCCTGATCGAGAATGTCGGCGGTGCGGGCGGTACGACGGGCGCGGCGCGCACGGCACGCGCGGCCCCGGACGGCTACACGCTGCTGATCCATCACCTGGCTCTGGCGGCGGGTGCGACGCTCTACCGGAACCTGCCCTACGACACGGTCAAGGATTTCGAGCCGCTCGGCCTCATCAACCAGGGACCCTATGTCATCGTCTCCAAGACCGGCCTCGAGACGCGGACCCTCGCCGAATTCATCGAGCACGTGAAGAAATCGGGCCGCGGCATCAGCTTCGGCACGGCCGGCGTCGGCTCCGGCTCCCACCTCTGCAACATGATGCTGCAGGCCCAGTTGAAGGTGCAGTTCAACGAGATCCCCTATCGTGGCACCGGCCCGGCCATGAACGACCTCATCTCGGGCCAGCTCGACGCGCTCTGTGACCAGACCACGAACTCCATCCCGCAGATCCAGGGGGGCCGCATTCGCCCTTATGCCGTCACCGCCCTCCAGCGGGTCGAGCAACTGCCGAACCTTCCGACGCTGCACGAATCCGGCTTTCCCAATTTCGAGGTCACGGTCTGGCACGCGCTTTATGCGCCGCGCGGCACGCCGGATGCGGTGGTCCAGAAATTGAGCGCCGCGCTGGAGGTCGCGCTGAAGGACCCGGCCATCCTCGCCCGCTTCGCCGATCTCGGCACCACGCCCTATCCGGTCGGTGAGCGCGGCCCCGCCGCCGCGCGCGCCAAGCTGGAGAGCGAAGTGGCGAAGTGGCGCCAGGTCATCACCGACTCCGGCTTCACGCCGACCAACTGA
- a CDS encoding GNAT family N-acetyltransferase codes for MSRRVTERLVLTPVGESDFADLCALTAHPEVGGKLKHGVLTAEETRAQLDDYLETWAREGWGVFVMRRRDSGAFVGIAGLWDHDAGIGVAMRYAVMPEHRGAGFTKEAARSILDFAREKNIHPVMAVTRDNNLVSQRILVDLGFQLREIREVAHGRLVVFQLATEPSP; via the coding sequence GTGAGCCGGCGCGTCACAGAGCGGCTCGTCCTGACGCCGGTCGGCGAAAGCGATTTCGCCGACCTCTGCGCCCTCACCGCGCATCCGGAAGTCGGCGGCAAGCTGAAGCATGGCGTGCTGACGGCGGAAGAGACGCGGGCCCAACTCGACGACTACCTGGAGACCTGGGCGCGCGAGGGCTGGGGTGTCTTCGTCATGCGGCGGCGCGACTCGGGCGCCTTCGTCGGCATCGCCGGTCTCTGGGACCATGATGCGGGGATTGGCGTGGCGATGCGCTATGCGGTGATGCCGGAGCACCGGGGCGCGGGCTTCACCAAGGAAGCCGCAAGATCCATTCTCGATTTTGCGCGTGAGAAGAACATTCATCCTGTCATGGCGGTGACGCGCGACAATAATCTTGTCTCGCAGCGCATTCTGGTCGATCTGGGGTTCCAACTGCGGGAGATCCGTGAGGTGGCTCACGGAAGGCTCGTGGTGTTCCAGCTGGCGACGGAGCCCTCCCCATGA
- a CDS encoding YeiH family protein — MTLSATATARPLMPGMALACAVAVVAVFAEPALKQATGGRIALPGMVIALIIGIMLHGLAARPLFEPGLTFAVKKLLRWAIGLLGLRIAFGDILGLGVGTLVVVVASMAATIAAGIWLARRFGVADGYGALAGASTAVCGASAALATTTVLPNYPQKAADTAFTVVAANALSTLVMLAYPPLAVLLGFDATKTGILLGATIHDMAQVVGAGYAVSEPVGNTAVVVKLFRVFLLLPVVLAIGWWFLRQGEQAQEARVPVPVFALVFLALVVVNSILPGIPALAGSYALVKGWLVSVSNAGLLIAIAALGLGTSITAILTIGWRHVAIFLGTTLVILGLVVGGILIT; from the coding sequence ATGACCCTGTCCGCGACGGCGACCGCGCGTCCGCTCATGCCGGGCATGGCCCTCGCGTGTGCCGTCGCCGTGGTGGCTGTCTTTGCCGAACCGGCCCTGAAGCAGGCGACCGGCGGGCGCATCGCCCTCCCCGGCATGGTCATCGCCCTCATCATCGGCATCATGCTGCACGGCCTCGCGGCGCGCCCGCTCTTCGAGCCGGGGCTGACCTTCGCAGTGAAGAAGCTGCTGCGCTGGGCCATCGGCCTGCTCGGGCTTCGCATCGCCTTCGGCGACATCCTCGGTCTCGGAGTGGGAACGCTGGTCGTGGTCGTCGCCTCCATGGCCGCCACGATCGCCGCCGGAATCTGGCTCGCCCGCCGCTTCGGCGTCGCCGATGGCTATGGCGCGCTCGCCGGGGCCTCCACGGCGGTCTGCGGCGCCTCGGCGGCGCTCGCCACCACCACCGTCCTGCCGAACTATCCGCAGAAGGCCGCCGACACGGCCTTCACCGTCGTCGCCGCCAACGCGCTCTCGACGCTGGTCATGCTGGCCTATCCGCCGCTCGCGGTGCTGCTCGGCTTCGACGCTACCAAGACCGGCATCCTGCTGGGCGCCACGATCCACGACATGGCGCAGGTGGTGGGGGCCGGCTATGCCGTCTCCGAGCCGGTCGGCAACACCGCGGTCGTGGTCAAGCTGTTCCGCGTCTTCCTGCTGCTGCCCGTGGTGCTCGCCATCGGCTGGTGGTTCCTCCGCCAGGGCGAACAGGCGCAGGAGGCCCGCGTGCCCGTGCCAGTCTTCGCCCTCGTCTTCCTGGCGCTGGTGGTGGTGAACTCGATCCTGCCGGGCATCCCGGCGCTTGCCGGGTCCTACGCCCTGGTGAAAGGCTGGCTGGTCTCGGTGTCGAATGCCGGCCTGCTCATCGCCATCGCCGCCCTCGGGCTTGGTACCTCCATCACCGCCATCCTCACGATCGGATGGCGGCACGTCGCCATCTTCCTCGGCACGACGCTCGTCATCCTCGGGCTGGTGGTCGGGGGCATCCTCATCACCTGA
- a CDS encoding UxaA family hydrolase, with product MSLMVANFALVERKLKNVKGRKIEAEPFKAPVVKRPTGRALDTIWGWRRENGRVGVRNHVLILPLDDLSNAASEAVANNVKGTLAIPHAYGRLQFGADLDLHFRTLIGTGSNPNVAAVVVIGIEDQWTKIIVDGIAKTGKPVVGFGIEGHGDIATIAKASYVAKEFVQWASELQREKAPITDLWVSTKCGESDTTTGLSSCPTVGAMYDKLIPRGIYGVFGETSEITGAEHLCKARAATKEVGERWYKMWKAYQDDVIEAHKTNDLSDSQPTKGNIAGGLTTIEEKALGNLEKIGRECRYIDILEPAEAPAKGPGLYFMDTSSAAAECVTLMAAGGYVIHTFPTGQGNVIGNPIVPVIKISGNPKTIRTMPEHIDLDVSGILKRTMTIPQAGDALIESIVRTANGRLTASEALGHREFSMTKLYRSA from the coding sequence ATGTCGCTGATGGTCGCCAATTTCGCGCTGGTCGAGCGCAAGCTGAAGAACGTGAAGGGCCGCAAGATCGAGGCGGAGCCCTTCAAGGCCCCGGTGGTGAAGCGCCCGACGGGCCGGGCCCTCGACACGATCTGGGGCTGGCGGCGCGAGAACGGCCGCGTCGGCGTCCGCAACCACGTGCTCATCCTGCCGCTGGACGACCTGTCGAACGCCGCCTCCGAGGCGGTGGCGAACAACGTGAAGGGGACGCTGGCGATCCCCCACGCCTATGGCCGCCTGCAGTTCGGCGCCGACCTCGACCTGCACTTCCGCACGCTGATCGGCACGGGCTCGAACCCCAACGTCGCGGCGGTCGTCGTCATCGGCATCGAGGACCAGTGGACCAAGATCATCGTCGACGGCATCGCCAAGACCGGCAAGCCGGTGGTCGGCTTCGGCATCGAGGGCCATGGCGACATCGCCACCATCGCCAAGGCGAGCTATGTGGCCAAGGAGTTCGTCCAGTGGGCGAGCGAGCTGCAGCGCGAGAAGGCCCCGATCACCGACCTGTGGGTCTCCACCAAGTGCGGCGAGAGCGACACGACCACGGGCCTGTCGTCCTGCCCGACCGTCGGCGCCATGTATGACAAGTTGATCCCGCGCGGCATCTACGGCGTGTTCGGCGAGACCTCGGAGATCACCGGCGCCGAGCACCTCTGCAAGGCCCGCGCGGCGACCAAGGAGGTCGGCGAGCGCTGGTACAAGATGTGGAAGGCCTACCAGGACGACGTCATCGAGGCCCACAAGACCAACGACCTGTCGGACTCGCAGCCGACCAAGGGCAACATCGCCGGCGGCCTGACGACCATCGAGGAGAAGGCGCTCGGCAACCTCGAGAAGATCGGCCGCGAGTGCCGCTACATCGACATTCTCGAGCCGGCCGAGGCGCCGGCCAAGGGCCCGGGCCTCTACTTCATGGACACGTCCTCGGCAGCGGCGGAATGCGTGACGCTGATGGCGGCCGGCGGCTACGTCATCCACACCTTCCCGACCGGCCAGGGCAATGTCATCGGCAACCCGATCGTCCCGGTCATCAAGATCTCCGGCAATCCGAAGACGATCCGCACCATGCCCGAGCACATCGACCTCGATGTCTCCGGCATCCTGAAGCGGACCATGACCATCCCGCAGGCGGGCGACGCGCTCATCGAGAGCATCGTGCGCACGGCCAATGGCCGCCTCACCGCCTCCGAAGCCCTCGGCCATCGCGAATTCTCGATGACCAAGCTCTACCGCTCGGCGTGA
- a CDS encoding NADP-dependent oxidoreductase: MSTISRQITLASRPHGEPTLANFATVETALPAPGPDQVLLKIRYLSLDPYMRGRMNDAKSYAAPVPIGGVMEGGTVAEVLASNSERFRPGDIVLSHSGWQSHAIADAKDLRKVDPSLGPISTAVGVLGMPGMTAYTGLLTIGQPKEGETVVVAAATGPVGSAVGQIARIKGARAVGIAGGADKVKALTEEFGFDVALDHRSPTFKEDLKKACPNGIDVYFENVGGHVFDAVLPLLNFFARIPVCGLIAQYNATSLPDGPDRLPLLMRDALTKRLTIRGFIVRDFADQSKAFFTDMSRWIAEGKVKYREDVVEGLDAAPEAFIGLLKGKNFGKLVVKVS; this comes from the coding sequence TTGTCCACCATCTCGCGCCAGATCACCCTTGCCAGCCGCCCGCACGGCGAGCCGACGCTCGCCAATTTCGCGACCGTCGAGACGGCCTTGCCGGCTCCCGGCCCCGACCAGGTGCTGCTGAAGATCCGCTATCTCTCGCTCGACCCCTACATGCGCGGCCGCATGAACGACGCCAAGTCCTATGCCGCCCCGGTGCCTATCGGCGGCGTCATGGAGGGCGGTACGGTCGCCGAGGTCCTCGCCTCCAACAGCGAGCGCTTCCGTCCCGGCGACATCGTGCTGTCCCATTCCGGCTGGCAGTCCCACGCCATTGCCGACGCCAAGGACCTGCGCAAGGTCGATCCGAGCCTCGGGCCGATCTCCACCGCCGTCGGCGTCCTCGGCATGCCCGGCATGACCGCCTATACCGGCCTGCTCACCATCGGCCAGCCGAAGGAAGGCGAGACCGTGGTCGTCGCCGCGGCCACCGGCCCGGTCGGTTCGGCAGTCGGCCAGATCGCCAGGATCAAGGGGGCGCGCGCCGTCGGCATTGCCGGCGGCGCCGACAAGGTGAAGGCGCTAACGGAAGAGTTCGGCTTCGACGTGGCGCTCGACCACCGCTCGCCGACCTTCAAGGAGGACCTGAAGAAGGCCTGCCCGAACGGCATCGACGTCTATTTCGAGAATGTCGGCGGCCACGTCTTCGACGCGGTGCTGCCGCTGCTCAACTTCTTCGCCCGCATCCCGGTCTGTGGCCTCATCGCCCAGTACAATGCGACCTCGCTGCCGGACGGCCCGGACCGCCTGCCGCTGCTGATGCGCGATGCGCTCACCAAGCGCCTGACCATCCGCGGCTTCATCGTCCGCGACTTCGCCGACCAGTCCAAGGCCTTCTTTACCGACATGAGCCGGTGGATCGCCGAGGGCAAGGTGAAGTATCGCGAGGACGTGGTCGAGGGCCTCGACGCCGCGCCCGAGGCCTTCATCGGCCTCCTCAAGGGCAAGAACTTCGGCAAGCTCGTCGTGAAGGTGAGCTGA
- a CDS encoding GntR family transcriptional regulator translates to MAITGKADPGRVIGFLPLYRQVKERLVRRIADGEWQAGRAIPSEMQIAAELGVSQGTVRKALDEMTAERLLIRRQGVGTFVASHDEDRILFQFFKLGRDDGRRVFPDSSVLSVGEQPSDATEAARLGIRRGTRVVRIHRLRSLGGAIAVSERIVVPSARFAGLAACDPVPNNLYGLYAERYGVTVARASESLKAVACPPDDAAHLGLAPGSPVLAIDRLALDLDGQKVEWRVSLCRTDQFHYTSDLK, encoded by the coding sequence GTGGCCATCACAGGCAAGGCGGATCCCGGACGTGTCATCGGCTTCCTGCCGCTCTACCGGCAGGTGAAGGAGCGGCTCGTCCGCCGGATCGCCGACGGCGAATGGCAGGCCGGCCGCGCCATCCCCTCCGAGATGCAGATCGCTGCCGAGCTCGGCGTGAGCCAGGGCACCGTCCGCAAGGCGCTCGACGAGATGACCGCCGAGCGGCTCCTCATCCGCCGCCAGGGCGTCGGCACCTTCGTGGCGAGCCATGACGAGGACCGCATCCTCTTCCAGTTCTTCAAGCTGGGCCGCGACGACGGCCGGCGCGTCTTCCCCGACAGCTCCGTCCTCTCCGTCGGCGAGCAGCCCTCCGATGCGACGGAGGCGGCCCGCCTCGGTATCCGCCGGGGCACCCGCGTCGTGCGCATCCACCGCCTGCGCTCGCTCGGCGGCGCCATTGCTGTCAGCGAGCGGATCGTCGTGCCCTCGGCGCGCTTCGCCGGCCTTGCCGCCTGCGATCCGGTGCCGAACAATCTCTACGGGCTCTATGCCGAGCGCTACGGCGTCACTGTCGCCCGCGCTAGCGAGAGCCTGAAGGCCGTCGCCTGCCCGCCGGACGACGCGGCTCATCTGGGCCTTGCCCCCGGCTCACCCGTTCTGGCCATCGACCGCCTCGCCCTCGACCTCGACGGGCAGAAGGTGGAATGGCGCGTGTCTCTCTGCAGGACAGATCAATTCCACTACACTTCGGACCTGAAATGA
- a CDS encoding UxaA family hydrolase, with translation MGAPHLLVHEKKDTVGVVVVEGLKAGTDMLAVVTHDNSDFRITAKQDIPIGHKVALQDIKKGDTIWKYGQDIGIAKANIKKGEHAHVHNIKTKRW, from the coding sequence ATGGGGGCCCCGCATCTCTTGGTCCATGAGAAGAAGGACACGGTCGGCGTCGTGGTGGTGGAGGGCCTGAAGGCCGGAACCGACATGCTGGCCGTCGTCACCCACGACAATTCGGACTTCCGGATCACGGCGAAGCAGGACATCCCGATCGGCCACAAGGTGGCACTGCAGGACATCAAGAAGGGCGACACGATCTGGAAGTACGGCCAGGACATCGGCATCGCCAAGGCCAACATCAAGAAGGGCGAGCACGCCCACGTCCACAACATCAAGACCAAGCGCTGGTGA